The segment GCAAAATTCTAACAACTTCAATTTCTTCTAGAGAAACTATTTGGTAGAAAATAATATGTTCGCCTGTTTTAAAGCCTAACACATTTTTTTCGACAACATCATAAGATTTACCTTGATTTGGTTTATTTGCCAATTCCTGACACGAATCCATAAGTAACAAGTAATAAATCTCTGCTTGATTTTCAGACCAAGTCTTTACTGTATAATCCCAAATGTC is part of the Flavobacterium sangjuense genome and harbors:
- a CDS encoding type II toxin-antitoxin system RelE/ParE family toxin codes for the protein MAKFYLNNKAVDDLNDIWDYTVKTWSENQAEIYYLLLMDSCQELANKPNQGKSYDVVEKNVLGFKTGEHIIFYQIVSLEEIEVVRILHGMMDMKNHL